The following are encoded together in the Serratia odorifera genome:
- a CDS encoding PTS transporter subunit EIIB produces MVSLKAFIHYFSHPPKPAAVNNVDDDYLASLMRCLGGRDNIVHVDACITRLRVKLRQLSALDSEGLQQAGALGVIIIGQEVHAIFGKQSDNLRQLLEQRFAVKHAD; encoded by the coding sequence ATGGTCAGCTTGAAAGCCTTTATTCACTATTTCTCTCACCCGCCAAAACCGGCGGCAGTCAATAATGTTGATGACGACTATTTGGCGTCGCTGATGCGCTGTCTTGGCGGTAGGGATAATATTGTTCACGTCGATGCCTGTATTACCCGTTTGCGGGTTAAGCTCAGGCAATTATCCGCGCTGGATAGCGAAGGGTTACAGCAGGCAGGAGCGCTGGGGGTGATTATTATCGGCCAGGAGGTACACGCTATTTTCGGCAAGCAGTCAGACAATCTGCGACAATTATTGGAACAGCGATTCGCGGTAAAGCATGCGGATTAA
- a CDS encoding glycoside hydrolase family 88/105 protein — MLVYPVKHSPLLRQPERFISRDTLHALIGRLVDNLVNITDVDGEFLLRLDDGRVIDTKGWAGWEWTHGVGLYGILQYYQQTGDDKMRAIIDDWFSARFAEGTPTKNVNTVCPFLTLAYRYEETGDSRWLPYLERWAEWAMYEMPRTERGGMQHVTLAEENHQQLWDDTLMMTVLPLAKIGRLLNRPAYIEEAKYQFLIHTQHLMERETGLWFHGWTFDGKHNFAKARWARGNSWLTIVIPEFLDLLDLPEHDATRRFLLQVLQDQVAALASCQHDSGLWHTLLDDPHSYLEASATAGFAFGMLKAVRKRYIGEQYAEVAAKAVKGVIEQINGEGELLQVSFGTAMGKDLAYYRQVPLTSMPYGQAMAILCLSEYLRVYL; from the coding sequence ATGTTGGTCTATCCCGTAAAACACAGTCCGTTATTGCGCCAGCCTGAGCGTTTCATCAGCCGTGATACGCTGCATGCGCTGATCGGTCGCCTGGTGGATAATCTGGTAAACATCACCGATGTGGACGGCGAATTCTTGCTGCGGCTGGATGATGGTCGGGTGATTGATACCAAAGGTTGGGCCGGGTGGGAGTGGACACACGGCGTTGGTCTCTACGGTATCCTCCAGTACTATCAACAGACCGGTGACGATAAAATGCGTGCCATTATTGACGACTGGTTCAGCGCACGCTTTGCCGAAGGGACGCCGACCAAAAACGTCAACACCGTCTGTCCGTTCCTGACCTTGGCCTACCGCTACGAAGAAACCGGTGATTCGCGCTGGTTACCGTATCTGGAGCGCTGGGCTGAATGGGCAATGTACGAAATGCCGCGCACCGAACGCGGCGGCATGCAGCATGTGACGCTGGCGGAGGAAAATCATCAGCAACTGTGGGACGACACGCTGATGATGACGGTGCTGCCGTTGGCTAAAATCGGTCGCTTGCTGAACCGCCCGGCGTATATCGAAGAAGCCAAGTATCAGTTTCTGATCCACACCCAGCATCTGATGGAGCGGGAAACCGGGCTGTGGTTCCATGGCTGGACCTTCGACGGCAAACACAACTTCGCCAAGGCGCGTTGGGCGCGCGGCAACAGCTGGCTGACCATCGTTATCCCCGAATTCCTCGACCTGCTGGATTTGCCGGAACATGACGCGACGCGTCGTTTCCTGCTGCAGGTGTTGCAGGATCAGGTGGCGGCGCTGGCCAGCTGTCAGCATGACAGCGGTTTATGGCATACGCTGCTTGACGATCCGCATTCATATCTGGAGGCCTCGGCCACCGCCGGCTTCGCGTTCGGCATGCTGAAGGCGGTACGTAAACGTTATATTGGCGAGCAGTATGCCGAGGTGGCGGCCAAGGCGGTAAAAGGCGTCATTGAACAGATCAATGGCGAAGGGGAGCTGTTGCAGGTGTCGTTCGGCACCGCAATGGGCAAGGATTTGGCGTACTATCGTCAGGTGCCGCTGACCTCGATGCCATACGGCCAGGCGATGGCGATCCTGTGCCTGAGTGAATATCTGCGCGTTTACCTGTAA
- the rhaT gene encoding L-rhamnose/proton symporter RhaT encodes MNNAIWLGILWHLVGAASAACFYAPFKQVKRWSWETMWSIGGLVSWLILPWSISYWLLPDFWHYYGSFSAATLLPVFLFGAMWGIGNVNYGLTMRYLGMSMGIGIAIGITLIVGTLMTPLLQGRFMLLFGTPGGLLTLLGVLVALIGVGVVSYAGLLKERALGIRAEEFNLKKGLVLAVMCGIFSAGMSFAMDAAKPMHHAAAAVGISPLYVALPSYVLIMGGGAVINLGYCLVRLACKKTLSLRADFSLAKPLLLVNLLLSALGGLMWYLQFFFYAWGHARIPAQYDYMSWMLHMSFYVLCGGIVGLLLKEWRAAGNKPLRVLVLGGLIIILAANIVGLGMAY; translated from the coding sequence ATGAATAACGCGATTTGGTTGGGAATACTCTGGCATCTGGTTGGCGCCGCCAGCGCCGCATGTTTTTACGCGCCGTTCAAACAGGTCAAACGCTGGTCCTGGGAAACCATGTGGTCGATCGGCGGACTGGTGTCCTGGCTGATCCTGCCGTGGAGCATCAGCTATTGGCTGCTGCCGGACTTTTGGCACTATTACGGCTCCTTCAGCGCGGCGACGCTGTTGCCGGTGTTTCTCTTTGGCGCCATGTGGGGCATCGGCAACGTCAATTACGGTCTGACGATGCGCTACCTCGGCATGTCGATGGGCATTGGCATCGCCATCGGTATTACGCTGATCGTCGGCACCTTGATGACGCCGCTATTGCAAGGGCGTTTCATGCTGCTGTTCGGTACGCCTGGCGGATTGCTGACGTTGCTGGGGGTGCTGGTGGCGTTGATTGGTGTCGGCGTGGTCAGTTATGCCGGTCTGTTGAAAGAACGGGCGCTCGGCATTCGCGCCGAAGAGTTCAACTTGAAGAAAGGCCTGGTGCTGGCGGTGATGTGCGGTATTTTCTCGGCCGGCATGTCGTTCGCCATGGACGCCGCCAAGCCGATGCATCATGCCGCGGCGGCGGTCGGCATCAGTCCGCTGTATGTAGCGTTGCCGAGCTACGTGTTGATTATGGGCGGCGGGGCGGTGATCAACCTCGGTTATTGCCTGGTGCGCCTGGCGTGCAAAAAAACGCTGTCGCTGCGGGCTGATTTCTCGTTGGCCAAACCGTTGCTGCTGGTCAACCTGCTGCTTTCTGCCCTGGGCGGCCTGATGTGGTATCTGCAATTCTTTTTCTACGCCTGGGGACATGCGCGCATTCCGGCGCAGTATGACTATATGAGCTGGATGCTGCATATGAGTTTCTATGTGCTGTGTGGCGGCATTGTCGGTCTGCTGCTGAAAGAGTGGCGCGCCGCCGGCAACAAACCGCTGCGGGTGCTGGTGCTGGGGGGATTGATCATCATTCTGGCTGCCAATATCGTCGGGTTGGGCATGGCGTACTGA
- the rhaR gene encoding HTH-type transcriptional activator RhaR gives MMRPLLLESRDYLISPQMPVAVAERYPQQGFAPHTHQFYEIVIVWRGNGLHVLNDHPYRITCGDIFYIQASDCHSYESVNDLVLDNIIYCPERLRFGAQWDHLLPPFDPQNARYWRLTTQGMNLARPIVAQLSQESRKTDTLSIQLTEALLLQLAIVLKRYRYAVDDAYLLPDGEQLDLLMAALQNGIEDHFDLAAFCARHQLTERALKLLFRQQTGMTISHYLRQLRLCQAKRLLRRSDYLIGEVAARCGFEDSNYFSVVFAREAGMTPREYRQQFIAAGVCPR, from the coding sequence ATCATGCGACCCCTGCTGCTTGAAAGCCGTGATTATCTGATATCGCCGCAAATGCCGGTGGCGGTGGCGGAACGTTACCCGCAGCAAGGGTTCGCGCCGCACACCCATCAGTTCTATGAAATCGTCATCGTCTGGCGCGGCAACGGCCTGCACGTGCTGAACGATCATCCCTATCGCATTACCTGCGGCGACATCTTTTACATTCAGGCCAGCGACTGCCACAGCTATGAATCGGTGAACGATCTGGTGCTGGATAACATTATCTATTGTCCGGAACGGCTGCGCTTCGGCGCACAGTGGGACCACCTGCTGCCGCCGTTTGACCCGCAAAATGCGCGCTACTGGCGGTTGACCACCCAGGGCATGAATCTGGCGCGGCCGATCGTCGCCCAGCTTTCGCAGGAGAGTCGCAAAACCGATACGCTATCGATTCAGCTCACCGAAGCGCTGTTGCTGCAACTGGCCATCGTCCTGAAGCGTTATCGCTACGCGGTAGACGACGCCTATCTGTTGCCGGATGGTGAGCAGCTGGATTTGCTGATGGCGGCGCTGCAAAATGGCATTGAGGATCATTTCGACCTGGCGGCATTTTGCGCACGCCACCAGTTGACCGAGCGGGCGCTGAAGCTGCTGTTCCGCCAGCAAACCGGCATGACCATCAGCCACTATCTGCGTCAGCTACGGCTGTGTCAGGCCAAGCGCCTGCTGCGACGCAGCGACTACCTGATCGGCGAAGTCGCCGCGCGCTGCGGTTTTGAAGACAGCAATTACTTTTCGGTAGTGTTCGCCCGCGAAGCCGGTATGACTCCAAGGGAATATCGCCAGCAGTTTATCGCCGCAGGCGTCTGCCCAAGGTAA
- a CDS encoding LacI family DNA-binding transcriptional regulator, protein MKSKSTTLEDVARHAGVSYQTVSRVLNKSANVSEATRRKVEHAIEALRYVPNRLAQQLVGKQSRTLGLVTISLALHAPSQIAAAVKRYANAEGYQVLISMIDENVNHEVQDAINELKSQRVEKVIINVPLETAAAEKIAADNDDIICLFLDVDPYSSVFNISFNPADGTRASVKYLYEIGHRDIALLAGPQHSISANLRLKNWLEALQDYALQPVTVLHGNWDAQSGYAGALQMMRETPQFSAVLVANDQMALGVLSAFHQNQLSIPGQKSVIGYDDAYESAFFHPALTTVSLDLDLQGREAVRRILSASDDEMQRSSSILPAKLVIRQSSGPKERCQQDLQQIADQLRQLAHQLSQ, encoded by the coding sequence ATGAAGTCCAAAAGCACGACGTTAGAGGATGTCGCCCGCCATGCCGGCGTGTCTTACCAAACCGTTTCCAGGGTATTGAACAAGTCGGCCAACGTATCTGAAGCCACGCGCCGCAAGGTTGAGCATGCCATCGAAGCGTTGCGCTACGTCCCCAATCGGCTGGCGCAACAACTGGTCGGCAAGCAGAGCCGTACGCTAGGGCTGGTGACCATTTCGCTGGCGTTGCACGCGCCTTCGCAGATTGCTGCGGCGGTCAAGCGTTACGCCAATGCCGAGGGCTACCAGGTGTTGATCTCGATGATCGATGAGAACGTCAATCATGAAGTGCAGGATGCGATCAACGAACTCAAGTCGCAGCGGGTTGAGAAGGTTATCATCAACGTGCCGCTGGAAACCGCAGCGGCAGAAAAGATCGCCGCTGATAACGATGACATCATTTGTCTGTTTCTTGACGTCGATCCTTACAGCTCGGTGTTTAACATCTCGTTCAATCCTGCCGACGGTACCCGCGCCAGCGTTAAATACCTGTATGAAATCGGCCATCGGGATATCGCGCTGCTGGCCGGGCCGCAGCACTCTATTTCCGCCAACCTGAGGTTGAAGAACTGGCTGGAGGCCTTACAGGATTACGCTCTGCAACCGGTCACTGTGCTGCATGGTAATTGGGACGCGCAGAGCGGTTACGCCGGCGCGCTGCAAATGATGCGCGAAACGCCGCAATTTTCAGCGGTATTGGTGGCCAACGATCAGATGGCGCTCGGGGTGCTAAGCGCTTTTCATCAGAACCAGCTATCGATCCCAGGGCAAAAATCGGTGATTGGCTATGATGACGCCTATGAGAGCGCCTTCTTCCACCCGGCGTTGACCACGGTATCACTGGATCTGGATTTACAGGGCAGGGAGGCGGTGCGGCGGATCCTCAGCGCCAGCGACGACGAAATGCAGCGTTCTTCTTCCATTTTGCCGGCCAAACTGGTTATTCGCCAGTCCAGCGGGCCGAAGGAACGCTGTCAGCAAGACCTGCAGCAGATTGCCGACCAGTTGCGGCAGCTTGCCCACCAGCTTAGCCAGTGA
- a CDS encoding MFS transporter: MTAMNTRQIGLKNYLAYGSGDFLGAGTTALTAAWLLYFYTTFCGLSPIEATFIFAMARVLDALVSPLMGYLTDHFGSTWLGRRFGRRKFFILLGIPLVFSYSLMWVGDMSYGYYLLTYLFFDVVYTSILVPYETLVPEMTDDFKQKTKFSGARIALAQLSAILAAFLPGMLLSYFGKDNPISFFYASLVFSVICALVLTLVYCFTWERPPEKKSAAALEAERQKLTLWQSLRRLGIELSSTLRIRIFRQHLGMYLGGYIAQDVFNAVFTYYVVFVLMQSASVASNLMGTMAIMQFIAVIAMIPLCIRFGPAPSYRMVVVLFGLSAMSYALLYYANLNDVFSLLLLVSALAGLGRGGINYVPWNIYTYIADVDEAITGQRREGIFAGIMTLSRKASQAGAVMLVGIMLQYSGFVSGHSVQRPEVSHTILMVLCFGTVLVLSIGFLISLRFKLNLDTHRVLREETVKMRVAGDVVPENISPPAREIIETLAGMPYESLWGNNNIGYLNRNKPAAAALPSRPSARGVAGLTHYK, translated from the coding sequence ATGACAGCAATGAATACTCGCCAGATAGGGCTGAAAAACTATCTTGCCTACGGCTCGGGGGATTTTCTGGGGGCGGGAACCACCGCGCTGACTGCGGCCTGGCTGCTGTACTTTTACACCACCTTTTGCGGGCTCAGTCCGATCGAAGCGACGTTTATTTTCGCCATGGCCAGAGTGCTGGATGCGCTGGTCAGCCCGTTGATGGGCTACCTGACCGACCATTTTGGCTCGACCTGGCTCGGCAGGCGCTTCGGCCGCCGCAAATTCTTCATTCTGCTCGGCATACCGCTGGTATTCAGTTATAGCCTGATGTGGGTTGGCGATATGAGCTATGGCTATTATCTGCTGACCTACCTGTTTTTTGACGTGGTATACACCTCGATTCTGGTGCCTTATGAAACGCTGGTGCCGGAAATGACCGATGATTTCAAACAAAAAACCAAGTTCTCTGGCGCGCGCATTGCGTTGGCACAGCTTTCCGCCATCCTGGCCGCGTTCCTGCCGGGTATGCTGCTGAGCTATTTTGGTAAAGACAATCCGATCTCGTTCTTCTATGCCAGCCTGGTGTTTTCAGTGATCTGTGCGCTGGTATTGACGCTGGTCTACTGTTTCACCTGGGAGCGGCCGCCAGAGAAGAAATCTGCCGCAGCGCTGGAAGCCGAGCGGCAGAAACTGACGCTGTGGCAGAGTCTGCGTCGGCTGGGCATTGAACTGAGCTCCACCTTGCGCATTCGCATTTTTCGCCAGCATCTCGGCATGTATCTTGGCGGCTATATCGCACAGGACGTGTTCAACGCGGTGTTTACCTATTACGTGGTGTTCGTGCTGATGCAAAGCGCTTCGGTGGCCTCCAATCTGATGGGCACCATGGCCATCATGCAGTTTATTGCCGTCATTGCCATGATCCCTCTGTGCATTCGCTTTGGCCCGGCGCCCAGCTACCGCATGGTAGTGGTGCTGTTCGGCCTGAGCGCCATGTCGTATGCGCTGTTGTACTACGCCAATCTCAATGACGTGTTCTCGCTGTTGCTGCTGGTGTCGGCCCTCGCCGGTCTTGGGCGCGGCGGTATCAACTATGTACCATGGAATATTTACACCTACATCGCCGACGTTGACGAAGCGATCACCGGTCAACGCCGCGAGGGCATTTTTGCCGGCATTATGACGCTGTCGCGCAAAGCGTCCCAGGCCGGGGCGGTGATGCTGGTGGGTATCATGCTGCAATATTCCGGCTTTGTTTCCGGTCATAGCGTCCAGCGGCCGGAGGTGAGTCACACCATTTTAATGGTGCTGTGTTTTGGCACCGTGCTGGTGTTGAGCATCGGTTTCCTGATTTCCCTGCGCTTTAAACTGAATCTGGACACCCACCGGGTGTTACGCGAGGAAACGGTAAAAATGCGTGTTGCCGGCGACGTGGTACCGGAAAACATTAGCCCGCCGGCGCGCGAGATTATCGAGACGCTGGCGGGGATGCCTTACGAGTCGCTGTGGGGCAACAACAACATTGGCTATCTCAACCGCAACAAGCCGGCTGCCGCAGCGCTGCCGTCACGGCCCAGTGCGCGTGGCGTCGCCGGCTTGACTCACTACAAGTAA
- a CDS encoding glycoside hydrolase family 53 protein: MRTIKPLFLSISLALALASPGVSAADSVVIKPLLNAPSDFIKGADISTLQDVERHGGVFYNEHHVQQDPLAILKHNGVNYIRLRLWVDPSDGAGQRYGGGDNDLATTLALAKRAKAQGMKVLLDFHYSDFWTDPGKQFKPKAWNSMTYTQLTTAIHDYTRDTIASFKQQGVLPDMVQIGNEINGGILWPEGKSWGQNGGEFDRLAGLLNAAIAGLRENLDSPSQVKIMLHLAEGTKNDTFRWWFDEITRRQVPFDVIGLSMYTYWDGPIATLQNNMNDISQRYGKDVIVVEAAYGYSLENCDDTENSFSAKEAQAGGYPATVQGQADYIRDLMQGVINVPNGRGKGIFYWEPTWIAVPGAGWATPVGMKYIGESGKDGNARENQALFDCQGKVLPSIKAFN; the protein is encoded by the coding sequence ATGCGAACCATCAAACCGTTGTTTTTAAGCATCAGTCTGGCGCTGGCGTTAGCCTCGCCAGGGGTATCAGCGGCGGATAGCGTCGTCATCAAGCCGTTGCTGAATGCGCCGTCTGACTTTATCAAGGGCGCTGATATTTCCACCCTGCAAGACGTGGAGCGGCATGGCGGCGTTTTTTATAACGAACACCATGTGCAGCAGGATCCCTTGGCGATTTTGAAGCATAACGGCGTCAATTACATACGTTTGCGTTTATGGGTTGATCCCAGTGATGGCGCCGGCCAGCGCTACGGCGGCGGCGATAACGATCTGGCCACCACGCTGGCACTGGCCAAGCGCGCCAAGGCACAGGGCATGAAAGTGCTACTGGATTTTCACTACAGCGATTTTTGGACCGATCCGGGCAAGCAGTTCAAGCCGAAAGCCTGGAATAGCATGACCTATACGCAGTTGACTACGGCGATCCACGACTACACGCGCGACACCATCGCCAGCTTTAAGCAGCAAGGTGTACTGCCGGACATGGTCCAGATCGGCAATGAAATCAACGGCGGCATACTGTGGCCGGAAGGAAAGAGCTGGGGGCAGAACGGCGGCGAATTTGATCGGTTGGCCGGTTTGCTGAACGCCGCCATCGCCGGGTTGCGGGAAAATCTCGATTCGCCGTCGCAGGTCAAAATCATGCTGCATCTGGCGGAAGGCACCAAGAATGACACCTTCCGCTGGTGGTTCGACGAGATAACCCGGCGCCAGGTACCGTTCGATGTGATTGGTCTGTCGATGTACACCTATTGGGATGGCCCGATCGCCACGCTGCAAAACAATATGAACGACATCAGCCAACGCTATGGCAAAGATGTGATCGTGGTGGAAGCCGCCTACGGTTATTCGTTGGAAAACTGTGATGATACCGAAAACAGCTTTTCTGCCAAGGAAGCCCAGGCGGGCGGTTATCCGGCAACGGTCCAGGGGCAGGCAGATTATATTCGCGATCTGATGCAAGGCGTTATTAACGTGCCCAACGGACGGGGGAAAGGCATATTTTATTGGGAACCTACCTGGATTGCAGTGCCTGGTGCCGGTTGGGCGACGCCGGTCGGTATGAAATATATCGGCGAATCAGGTAAGGACGGTAATGCCCGAGAGAATCAGGCGTTATTTGATTGCCAGGGTAAAGTTTTGCCTTCAATAAAAGCATTTAATTAA
- a CDS encoding sugar ABC transporter permease — protein sequence MATSKSIKQEKWLRLSLSWLLIVMVSIVIIYPLIWTIGASLNAGNSLLSSAIIPENLSFQHYADLFNGKVNYLTWYWNSMKISFLTMVLTLISVSFTAYAFSRFRFKGRQNGLMLFLLLQMIPQFSALIAIFVLSQLLGLINSHLALVLIYVAGMIPMNTYLMKGYLDAIPRDLDESARMDGAGNFRIFIEIIMPLSKPILAVVALFSFTGPLGDFILSSTILRTPDQYTLPIGLYNLVAQKMGASYTTYAAGAVLIAVPVAILYLALQKYFVSGLTSGSTKG from the coding sequence ATGGCAACCTCAAAAAGCATCAAGCAAGAAAAATGGCTGCGGCTGTCGCTGTCCTGGTTGTTGATCGTCATGGTGTCGATCGTCATCATCTATCCGCTGATCTGGACCATTGGTGCATCGCTCAATGCCGGTAACAGCCTGCTTAGCAGCGCCATTATTCCGGAAAATCTGTCGTTCCAGCACTACGCCGATCTTTTCAACGGTAAGGTCAACTATCTGACCTGGTATTGGAATTCGATGAAGATCAGCTTTCTGACCATGGTATTGACGCTGATAAGCGTCAGCTTCACCGCCTACGCCTTTTCGCGCTTTCGCTTTAAAGGCCGTCAAAACGGCCTGATGCTGTTCCTGTTGCTGCAAATGATCCCGCAGTTTTCGGCGCTGATCGCCATTTTTGTGCTGTCGCAACTGCTGGGATTGATCAATAGCCACCTGGCGCTGGTGCTGATTTATGTGGCGGGCATGATCCCGATGAATACCTATCTGATGAAGGGCTATCTGGACGCCATTCCCAGGGATCTGGATGAGTCGGCGCGGATGGATGGTGCCGGCAATTTTCGCATTTTCATCGAAATCATCATGCCGCTCTCCAAACCGATTCTGGCGGTGGTGGCGCTGTTTTCGTTTACCGGCCCGCTGGGCGACTTCATTTTGTCGAGCACTATCTTGCGTACGCCGGATCAGTACACGCTGCCGATTGGCCTGTACAACCTGGTAGCGCAGAAGATGGGTGCCAGTTACACCACCTACGCGGCGGGCGCGGTGCTGATTGCGGTCCCGGTCGCCATCTTGTACCTGGCCCTGCAAAAGTACTTTGTCTCCGGCCTGACCTCGGGCAGCACCAAAGGATAA
- a CDS encoding beta-galactosidase, whose protein sequence is MNKFPPLNARAPGLLHGADYNPEQWINYPGMLDKDIEMMKQAHCNVMSVGIFSWAMLEPVEGEYQFAWLDEVIERLYAQGIYVYLATPSGARPAWLSQKYPQVLRVGRDRVPALHGGRHNHCLSSPVYRRKVNEINRQLAQRYADHPAVIGWHISNEYSGDCHCNRCQSQFRVWLQQRYQTLEKLNQAWWSTFWSHTYSDWSQIESPAPQGEVSIHGLNLDWRRFCTAQATDFCAQEIVPLKAANPSLPATTNFMEYFYDYDYWQLAQAIDFISWDSYPMWHNQEDESDLACYTAMYHDLMRTLKQGKPFVLMESTPSVTNWQPTSKLKKPGMHILSSLQAVAHGADSIQYFQWRKSRGSVEKFHGAVIDHSGRLDTRVGQEVCELGRLLAAMAPVAGSRVEAQVAVIFDWENRWALDDAQGPRNSGMHYERTVAEHYRPFWEQGIAVDIINADCDLSSYKLVIAPMLYMVRDGFAERAEAFVSQGGQLVVTYWSGVVNDSDLCHLGGFPGPLRNVLGIWAEEIDCLTDEETNSVRGVPGNALGLQGSYQARHLCELITLEGASALAVYGSDFYAGRPALTVNSFGNGKAWYVASRNDAAFQRDFFGKIIAELALPRALETVLPQGVTAHRRSDGESEFIIVQNYSDRAKSVTLPAIYQDMSDGETLQGELPLGPWGCRVITRRLD, encoded by the coding sequence ATGAACAAATTTCCTCCTTTGAATGCAAGGGCGCCCGGCCTATTGCATGGGGCAGACTATAACCCGGAGCAGTGGATTAATTATCCGGGAATGCTGGATAAAGACATTGAAATGATGAAGCAGGCACACTGCAACGTGATGTCGGTGGGTATTTTCAGCTGGGCGATGCTGGAGCCGGTAGAGGGAGAATATCAGTTCGCCTGGCTGGATGAGGTGATTGAACGGCTGTATGCACAGGGAATTTATGTTTATCTGGCGACGCCAAGCGGCGCGCGACCGGCGTGGCTGTCACAAAAATATCCGCAAGTGCTACGCGTCGGGCGCGATCGGGTGCCAGCGCTGCACGGTGGCCGGCACAATCATTGCCTGTCCTCGCCGGTGTATCGCCGCAAAGTGAACGAAATCAACCGTCAACTGGCGCAGCGTTATGCCGACCATCCGGCGGTGATCGGCTGGCACATTTCCAACGAATACAGCGGTGACTGCCATTGCAACCGTTGCCAGAGCCAGTTCCGTGTCTGGCTGCAACAGCGCTACCAGACGCTGGAAAAGTTGAACCAGGCCTGGTGGAGCACCTTCTGGAGCCACACTTACAGCGATTGGTCACAGATTGAATCACCGGCGCCGCAGGGAGAAGTGTCGATCCACGGATTGAACCTTGACTGGCGGCGCTTTTGCACCGCGCAGGCCACCGATTTTTGCGCGCAGGAGATCGTGCCGCTGAAGGCCGCCAACCCGTCACTGCCTGCCACCACCAATTTCATGGAATATTTCTACGACTACGATTATTGGCAGTTGGCGCAGGCGATCGACTTTATCTCCTGGGACAGTTACCCAATGTGGCATAACCAGGAGGACGAAAGCGATCTGGCCTGCTATACCGCCATGTACCACGATCTGATGCGCACGCTAAAACAGGGCAAACCATTTGTGCTGATGGAATCCACGCCCAGCGTCACCAACTGGCAGCCCACCAGCAAGCTGAAAAAACCGGGGATGCACATTCTGTCGTCATTGCAGGCGGTGGCGCACGGTGCGGACTCGATACAGTATTTCCAATGGCGGAAAAGCCGCGGCTCGGTGGAGAAATTCCACGGCGCGGTGATCGACCACTCTGGTCGACTGGATACCCGCGTGGGGCAGGAGGTTTGCGAGCTGGGCCGTCTGCTGGCCGCCATGGCGCCAGTCGCCGGCAGCCGCGTAGAAGCGCAGGTGGCGGTGATATTCGATTGGGAAAACCGCTGGGCGCTGGATGACGCGCAGGGGCCGCGCAACAGCGGCATGCATTATGAGCGCACGGTCGCCGAGCATTATCGGCCGTTTTGGGAACAGGGCATTGCGGTGGATATCATCAATGCCGACTGCGATCTGTCCAGTTATAAATTGGTGATTGCGCCCATGCTGTACATGGTGCGTGACGGCTTCGCCGAACGGGCGGAAGCCTTTGTCAGCCAAGGGGGACAACTGGTGGTCACCTATTGGAGCGGCGTGGTCAACGACAGCGACCTGTGTCACCTCGGCGGCTTCCCCGGACCGTTGCGTAACGTGCTCGGCATCTGGGCGGAGGAAATAGACTGCCTGACCGATGAGGAAACCAACAGCGTGCGCGGCGTACCGGGCAATGCGCTGGGGTTGCAAGGCAGCTATCAGGCTCGTCATTTGTGCGAGCTGATTACGCTGGAAGGCGCCAGCGCGCTGGCGGTGTACGGCAGCGATTTTTATGCCGGTCGCCCGGCGCTGACGGTCAACAGCTTTGGCAACGGCAAGGCGTGGTACGTCGCTTCACGCAACGATGCGGCATTCCAGCGCGATTTCTTTGGCAAGATCATCGCCGAACTGGCGCTGCCCCGTGCGCTGGAAACCGTGCTGCCGCAAGGGGTGACGGCGCATCGGCGCAGCGACGGCGAGAGTGAGTTCATCATCGTGCAAAACTACAGCGATCGCGCCAAGAGCGTAACGCTGCCGGCGATATACCAGGATATGTCGGACGGGGAAACGCTGCAGGGTGAGCTGCCGCTGGGGCCATGGGGCTGCCGCGTTATTACCCGTCGGTTGGATTAA